One Helianthus annuus cultivar XRQ/B chromosome 7, HanXRQr2.0-SUNRISE, whole genome shotgun sequence genomic region harbors:
- the LOC110867569 gene encoding F-box/kelch-repeat protein At2g43270 yields the protein MSDYIPFALQSEIMKRLPTRSLMQFRSVSKQWKSLIDSSQFIVDYSRNHTHQQHLLVCYTSQEAFQEENYVSIVDDETFPEHRCFLPPPTVQLGEPTILGSSQGLFFVYTLHVDPHNFRRIMCTAAFWNPSIRKSVAVDVPYVLERGSNPAIGFGLCPHTRDPMIVKINFSHSLSNLGTITFTPWQVEVYTLSSRAWRSIPTINQPRNSIQLARGQVVIDEFIYWLAIDGLPTEFQGFNLIVSFNMTSEEFKEVSLPDTLARAPTSNVVISKLKESLLVVEIVKEAEKQVYGVWMMEHGVSNSFTKLFTINSPDASIQAVLGFRKNNEPVFAMSADYNVRDVFVHEVHSEHINHTQICANGFPHYACSYMETLLLLDH from the coding sequence ATGTCAGACTACATACCTTTTGCACTCCAATCAGAAATAATGAAAAGGCTTCCAACAAGATCTCTGATGCAGTTCAGATCGGTTTCAAAACAATGGAAGTCTTTGATTGATAGTTCTCAATTTATTGTTGATTATAGCCGCAACCACACTCACCAGCAGCATTTGTTAGTATGCTACACTTCACAGGAAGCTTTTCAAGAAGAAAACTATGTTTCAATTGTCGATGATGAAACTTTCCCGGAACACAGGTGTTTCCTTCCTCCTCCCACAGTCCAACTTGGTGAACCCACAATACTCGGTAGCTCTCAAGGCTTATTCTTTGTTTACACTCTTCATGTAGATCCACATAATTTCCGAAGAATTATGTGCACTGCTGCTTTTTGGAACCCTTCTATTAGAAAGTCGGTTGCTGTtgatgtgccttatgtgttagaGCGGGGCTCTAATCCTGCTATTGGTTTTGGGCTTTGTCCTCACACCAGGGATCCTATGATTGTCAAGATTAACTTTAGTCATAGTTTGTCAAACTTGGGCACTATAACTTTCACCCCATGGCAAGTTGAGGTTTATACTTTGAGCTCAAGGGCTTGGAGAAGTATCCCTACTATCAATCAACCGCGTAACTCAATTCAATTGGCGCGGGGTCAGGTTGTTATAGATGAGTTTATTTATTGGCTTGCTATTGATGGTTTGCCGACTGAATTTCAGGGGTTTAATCTGATTGTGTCATTTAATATGACAAGTGAAGAATTTAAGGAAGTATCACTACCTGATACCTTAGCCCGTGCCCCTACCAGTAATGTTGTTATATCTAAGCTAAAAGAGTCTCTCCTTGTTGTTGAAATAGTTAAAGAGGCTGAGAAACAAGTGTATGGTGTATGGATGATGGAACATGGTGTTTCAAACTCATTCACAAAGCTGTTCACCATAAACTCACCAGATGCATCCATACAAGCGGTACTTGGTTTTAGGAAGAATAATGAACCTGTATTTGCAATGAGTGCTGATTACAATGTACGTGATGTCTTTGTTCATGAAGTCCACTCCGAACACATCAATCATACTCAGATTTGTGCGAATGGATTTCCACACTATGCTTGTTCCTACATGGAAACATTGCTTTTGCTAGATCACTGA